From the genome of Vibrio navarrensis, one region includes:
- a CDS encoding methyl-accepting chemotaxis protein gives MKSRNKLLLLTLIPLVLISAMITAVFYINSQQSLELELKNYRNELIETRKSELKAYLMMGMTAIKPLYDGDVDGSHQQQAKQILKAMRFDRDGYFFAYDSKGVNTLHAIKPELEGKNLYGMKDQNGVAVIAGLIDAAKKGDGFLYFSWHKPTINAQAPKLGYAEYLPKWDWVLGTGIYIDDIDRQVNQYREQSIAKLKAHTLSAVGFSLIGLLLACVAISVLVTRGIQPLLHISQSLKAVAAGGGDLTARLQVESQDEVGEVAHAFNQFMDKLHPMMVEIRASAQVVQEAASGLDEHTAMASSQMQSHCSETDKVVTAVTEMSATAKEVASNTHATAQAIDSANVQISEAQLEVNHAIEGIGKLVDEVNTTSEAISQLSQQTEQITKVLQVIGEIAEQTNLLALNAAIEAARAGEQGRGFAVVADEVRSLASRTQNSTLEIGDMLKQLQSGVARAVSTMSVSQERGEQTALESVQIKNSLAGIQTAVGTIRDMGIQTASAAEQQSAVAEEINQNLVAIAQIVNDLNRNLQESETISTQLSTSGREMHALVGHFKL, from the coding sequence ATGAAAAGCCGCAATAAACTGCTATTGCTTACCTTAATACCTTTGGTACTTATCTCGGCCATGATCACCGCCGTCTTCTATATCAACAGCCAACAAAGCCTCGAACTTGAGCTGAAAAACTACCGAAACGAGCTGATTGAGACGCGAAAAAGCGAGTTAAAAGCCTATTTGATGATGGGGATGACGGCCATCAAACCGCTGTATGACGGTGATGTGGATGGCAGCCATCAACAGCAGGCAAAGCAGATCCTCAAAGCGATGCGCTTTGACAGAGATGGCTACTTCTTTGCTTACGACTCCAAAGGGGTTAATACCTTACATGCGATCAAACCGGAGCTGGAGGGGAAAAATCTCTACGGCATGAAAGATCAAAATGGCGTGGCGGTGATTGCTGGCCTGATTGACGCCGCAAAAAAGGGCGATGGCTTTCTCTATTTCTCTTGGCACAAACCGACCATTAACGCTCAAGCGCCCAAGCTCGGTTATGCGGAATATCTGCCGAAATGGGATTGGGTGCTGGGCACCGGGATCTACATCGATGATATTGACCGCCAAGTGAATCAATACCGCGAGCAGAGCATTGCCAAGCTCAAGGCGCATACGCTGTCGGCGGTCGGTTTCTCTCTGATTGGCTTATTGCTCGCCTGTGTGGCGATCAGCGTGTTGGTGACACGTGGCATTCAACCTTTGCTGCACATTAGCCAATCCTTAAAAGCGGTAGCCGCTGGTGGCGGCGATCTCACCGCGCGTTTGCAAGTTGAGAGCCAAGATGAAGTGGGCGAAGTGGCGCACGCGTTTAATCAGTTTATGGACAAACTGCATCCGATGATGGTCGAGATCCGTGCCAGCGCTCAAGTGGTGCAGGAAGCCGCCAGTGGTTTGGATGAACACACGGCGATGGCGAGTTCACAGATGCAAAGTCACTGCAGCGAAACCGACAAGGTGGTGACCGCGGTGACTGAAATGAGCGCCACCGCAAAAGAAGTGGCGAGCAACACCCATGCCACAGCGCAGGCGATTGATTCAGCCAACGTGCAAATATCTGAGGCGCAGCTGGAAGTTAACCACGCCATTGAGGGGATTGGCAAATTGGTGGATGAGGTGAACACCACCTCGGAGGCCATTTCTCAATTGAGCCAACAGACCGAGCAGATCACCAAAGTGTTGCAAGTGATTGGCGAGATTGCCGAGCAGACCAACCTGCTGGCGCTGAACGCGGCGATTGAAGCGGCGCGCGCTGGAGAGCAAGGGCGTGGCTTTGCTGTGGTGGCTGATGAGGTCCGCTCGCTGGCCAGTCGCACGCAAAACAGCACGCTGGAAATTGGCGACATGCTGAAACAGCTGCAAAGTGGCGTGGCCCGTGCGGTAAGCACCATGTCGGTCAGCCAAGAACGAGGTGAGCAGACGGCGCTTGAATCGGTGCAAATCAAAAATTCGCTGGCGGGCATCCAAACTGCGGTGGGGACGATCCGCGATATGGGTATCCAAACCGCCTCAGCGGCCGAGCAGCAAAGCGCGGTTGCAGAAGAGATCAATCAAAATCTGGTGGCGATTGCGCAAATCGTCAACGATCTCAATCGCAACTTGCAAGAGTCGGAGACGATCAGTACCCAGCTCAGTACCTCCGGGCGCGAGATGCATGCTCTGGTCGGGCACTTTAAGCTCTGA